TCCCAAAGCAGACACCTAGTGCCATAGTATGCCACAAAAGGTTTCTACGAGGTACCTGTCAGTCTACTTGACATGAAAACGCGGAAGTGACGCACATAAGACATCGTGTAAATGAAGAAGCAGGCTACTCCGTGAGCGACGAATCCAGGATCAATGAAATTGACGATGGCATCCAAAGTATCCCACAAAAAGTATCTTCGAAGTCGCACACACGTTCAGCCTAAACTGTAGTATAATTCAGAGGATCAAAATACGTACCCGCTGGCAATGGCGTGGACATATCCAACTCTGGCATCCCATCCAAAGGCTTTATCGAGAGACCGGTCTGCATCCTCATTCAGGATGCTATACAATGCATACGGCACAATGATCAGAACATGGACTTGAGAGACGACATGTATTGACCTAAACGACGTCGGTCAGGTACTTTGCTTCTGAACAAACGATATAATGACTACTGCACGCATGACGACTCACCAATTGTTTTTGGCTGCCTTGCTTTTTCCTGCATATGCGGTGGGAAACCAACGAGCACTCAACACTGGCGCGATGACTTGATGCACTAGAAGGAAGCCAAGGAATGCCCAGTAGAAAGTAGAGAGGTAAGGGGGGAACTTGGTTAACCCCAGAGTCTCTGAGATGAATTTTTCGAAAAAAGCCATTGGGGAGGCAATGCAGGAGTTGAGAATAAGCGGACTCGGACTTGCAACTGGGACGTAACGAGTGATCGTACGATTGCGTGTACGAGACGCTAACACCGGGAAGCTCAGCCTACCGTGGGGAGAAGAGTACAGGCAAGCTTGTCCGCTCGCTGTGATTAGCTGGTATTTTTGAAGGTAGAATTTGTAGAGACAGTAAGTAGTGTCTCGTGCACAAAGGAGGATCGTAACCGGGATAAATTTAGGTTTCCGTTATGTAGTGACAGCTGGTCAATGTATGACAACCACTGGCAGCCGATTATTTAATCCGAAATTACATCTTATCAAGCAAAGACACCAAACTCTCCGACCACGATGCAAAATTTAACTGCCATAGTCCGCAAGAACTTCAGCTGAACTTCGATATATTTCTACAATCAAGAGAATCAAGCGACCCCCGCCCTAGACAAAGTCCATCTGTCAACAAAGCCCTTCAGTCGTTTCCAATGATCATCTTTGGAAAATGTTCCCTGCACTTCCTCTTCAAGAGATTTTGAAAGGGTATGCAGTTGTTTCATCCTTGTCCTCGTTTCAGTCTCCAGTTCGCGTGTGTTGGCAGAAAATTCAAAAGGCGGACATGAGTTTAAAGTCGACTGAGAGTAAATGCCAGGTAGCAAAGGATGTACAGGTCTTAGAAAATTTGTTAGCGATATCCCAATAATGCATATATCGGCGTACCTCAGGGAGCAGTCGGCTATGACATTTGTTGCCCAATATCTATGTGATCTTTCCGAATTCTCCGCTTTAGATTTGAG
This Psilocybe cubensis strain MGC-MH-2018 chromosome 3, whole genome shotgun sequence DNA region includes the following protein-coding sequences:
- a CDS encoding putative TLC domain-containing protein C17A2.02c codes for the protein MAFFEKFISETLGLTKFPPYLSTFYWAFLGFLLVHQVIAPVLSARWFPTAYAGKSKAAKNNWSIHVVSQVHVLIIVPYALYSILNEDADRSLDKAFGWDARVGYVHAIASGYFLWDTLDAIVNFIDPGFVAHGVACFFIYTMSYKPFVAYYGTRCLLWETSTFFLNNHWFLDKTGRTGTRAQLINGFFLLTSFFLVRIVYGGYISVNFLITLIEVKKEIPIAYTLVYGTGNVILQSLNWFWFYKMIAALRKRFGDNDQVKLTGADEIPTHINNGPPQPLPISEDRS